The Mangrovivirga cuniculi genomic sequence TCCTATTTTATTTGGTTCAGCAATGGAAATTCTCATCGGAAAAGCTTCTTTAGCTTTATCAATCTTAGCCTTATGTTCAGGATTCTTAGGATCCAGATTCAGGTATTCAGATGCACTAAGATCAAACATGCTGCCCCTTGATTTGTAGTAAGCACCCTGTACCTGATCCAGAACAGTAATGAAGAGATCATAGCTCGTACCCCTATCTGTTTTAATTGACACAATACCTTCAAGAGGACTATCTGATAATTCAGAATTCACTCCATTATTATTTATGAATTCGAAAACCATTTCTTTTAATAAACCGGGATCATTAAGATCCTCCTCTTCTACTAACAGCTGATCATTGGAATTAATTAATATTTTAAAAAGATTTCGATCTGGTATGTCAACTTGAGGTTTATTCTCTTCATCAACCTTTGGTGGAAGTTTAATCTGTAGTCCTTTATCCGAATTTATTTGTGTCGTAACCAGGAAAAATATTAATAGCAAGAAGGCTATATCAGCCATTGAGCCTGCATTTACTTCCTGTTGTTGCCTATTCCGTGCCATATAATTTCGATTTATTATTAATAATGTAGTTATATAACTAATATTTAAGTTATATAATCTTTCACTAATTAACTAATCTTTTAGTTATTAATAATAAAAAAAAGCCTCTCTGAAACCAGAGAGGCTATATATATTTTGCACAGTGGGATTAAATATCGTCTTTTACTAACTGTGGCGTATTATACATGATCTTCAAAGCGTTAGCTTCACGAAGTTCCTGTTGTACGTCAGAAACGATACCCATTTTAGTTTCCTTATCAACTTTTAAAGAAACTGTCATTTGATTTTTGTCTACTTCGTCGAGTTTATCTCTTTCCTGAGTAACCCAAAGGATAAGCTCGTCCATTCTGATAAAGGCATCATTAGCCTGAACTAATGGCTCAGTACCAAACTTAGCTTCTTTCGGTTGCCCTACATAGAGATAAGAAACAAGCGATTTTCTTTCCAGCTTTGTGATATCTTCAGCAGCCGGTAAGCTTTGCTCAACCAAAATCTCATCTTCTCTGATCACGGTTGTCACCATAAAGAAGAAAAGAAGCATGAAGATAATATCTGGCAAAGCGGCCGTTGGTATATCCTGACTGGATTGACTTTTCTTTTTAAACTTTGACATTATTGACCTCCTAACTTATTCGGTTCAGCAATTGAAATTCTCATCGGATAGGCATCTTTAGCTCTATCGATCATTTTCTCTTCATCAGGTTTTTTGGCATCAAGTCCAAGATACTCCTCTCCGGAAATACCCAGTACTCCACCTCTAGCTTTATAATAAGCTCCCTGAGCGTTATCCAGTACTTGAACAAACAACTCATAACTAGTACCTCTATCCGCTTTGATAGATACCACGGCATCTTGTGGACTATCAGATTGTTTCGGATCGACACCATTATTAGTTATAAATTCATGTACCATATCTCTCAACGCATACGGATCATTTAAAGGCTCATCCTCTACCAGCAACTGATCATTCGAGTTGATCAAAATTTTAAAGATATTTCTATCTTTCATTTTGATATCTGGTGGTGGCTGAGTTGGATCCAAAGGTGGTGGCAATTTAATTTGCAACCCCTTATCTGAATTTATCTGAGTAGTAACCAGGAAGAAAATAAGTAGTAGGAAGGCGATATCCGCCATAGATCCTGCATTTACTTCCTGATTACCTCTGTTTTTACTTCTAGCCATAAATTAATTATCTAATTAACTTAGCAATCATTGATACGAAAATACCTACAAGTCCGCCTACGATTAAGATGTAAGTCATGATCAATAATGCACTAACAGACTTGGAAACTCCTGCACCTAGTCCAGGAAACTTTGCATAAGATGTAGCTTCTGACATGCTGTATCCAATGAAGAATAAAACAACTAGAGCCAAAAGACCGGCACCAACTTTAAGCAAAGATTTTGGGTCACTCAATGAGTTGATCAAAGGAAGGATGATCACTGAAACAGTGGCAATTCCGATCAACGCATATGATAAATATATTAATATGTCAGTTAATTCCATAAATCTTTAATTTACTGTGTTATAATATCTAACGACGACTAATAAATTTTATTTAGTCAATTGGTGCTTAACAAGCAAGTCAACCAATGTGATAGAAGCATCTTCCATCTGGTTAACCAAAGAGTCGATTTTAGAAACACAGTAGTTGTAGAATAACTGTAGGATAACCGCAACGATCAAACCAGCAACAGTTGTTAAAAGTGCTTGCTTAATACCACGAGCAACAAGAGAAGGCTGGATATCACCTGCAGCTTCAATTGAGTCGAATGCGTCAATCATACCAATTACAGTACCCATGAAACCAAGCATTGGAGCAAGAGCAATGAATAGTGAGATCCATACAAGACCTTTTTCTAATTTACCCATCTCAACAGAACCGTAAGCAATGATTGATTTTTCAACCATATCAACACCTTCAGACATTCTCATAAGTCCCTGAGTGAAGATTGAAGCAACCGGGCCTCTAGTGTTTCTTGTAACTTCTTTAGCAGCTTCAACACCACCTTGCTGAAGAGCGTCTTCAACGTTAGCTAACAATTTCTTAGTGTTAGTAGTCGCAAGGTTAAGAGTGATGATACGCTCAATAGAGATAGCAAGACCGATGATCAGACATGTTAATACAACAGTCATGAAACCAACACCACCTTCAATGAATTTTTCTTTGATAACCTGATGGTAATCAGCAGCACCTTCAGACTCAACTTCAATAACGTCTTCAGCAGCTTCTTCTGCAGGCTCCTCTTCTACTGGAGTCATTTCTTCTGAAGCTTCTTCAGTAGTAGCCTCAGTAGTATCAGTTTCAGCATCACCCATTTCGTCTTGAGCGAAAATTACTGACGTAGAACCAAAGTTTAGAACCCCAGCTAGTGCAAATAAAGTAAGTAACTTTTTCATAATTCAGTTTTTAAAATAATCTGTTTACTCAGTTAAGTGTTAAATTTATACTTTTAAATAAACTATTCAAAAAAAAGTGGCGGAGAGAGAGGGATTCGAACCCTCGGTACCGGTTGTGCCGGTACACCCGCTTTCCAGGCGAGCACCTTCAGCCACTCGGTCACCTCTCCAAATTATACCGCAATATACTTTTTTCCAATTTAGCAGCACAAATAAATCAATTATAACGCCTTTTTGCAAGTTAATATATGCTTTTTTAAGTGGCTGTTATAGTAATTTCTCCGGCAATATTTTCTCGTAACCGGCGTTTTACCTCGTTTACGTCTGATATTGAACCCAATAGAAACATTAATTTTGTAACAGCAGCCTCCAGGGTAATGTCATCTCCTGACACAACTCCCATTTCCTGAAGCTTTTTACTGGTAGCATAACGACCCTGAATTACTCTCCCTCCAATGCACTGAGATACGTTATAAACGATTATCCCTTTATCCATAGCCTTTTTCAGGGCATTGACAAACCACTTTCGGGTAGAAGCATTACCAGAACCATAACTCTGTAAAACCACTCCTTTCAACTTTTTCATCGAAAGAATTGCATTTACATATTCTTCTGTTAAACCTGGAAACAAAGGCATAACTGCCACACTGCGATCAAAT encodes the following:
- a CDS encoding ExbD/TolR family protein codes for the protein MARNRQQQEVNAGSMADIAFLLLIFFLVTTQINSDKGLQIKLPPKVDEENKPQVDIPDRNLFKILINSNDQLLVEEEDLNDPGLLKEMVFEFINNNGVNSELSDSPLEGIVSIKTDRGTSYDLFITVLDQVQGAYYKSRGSMFDLSASEYLNLDPKNPEHKAKIDKAKEAFPMRISIAEPNKIGG
- a CDS encoding ExbD/TolR family protein, encoding MSKFKKKSQSSQDIPTAALPDIIFMLLFFFMVTTVIREDEILVEQSLPAAEDITKLERKSLVSYLYVGQPKEAKFGTEPLVQANDAFIRMDELILWVTQERDKLDEVDKNQMTVSLKVDKETKMGIVSDVQQELREANALKIMYNTPQLVKDDI
- a CDS encoding ExbD/TolR family protein — protein: MARSKNRGNQEVNAGSMADIAFLLLIFFLVTTQINSDKGLQIKLPPPLDPTQPPPDIKMKDRNIFKILINSNDQLLVEDEPLNDPYALRDMVHEFITNNGVDPKQSDSPQDAVVSIKADRGTSYELFVQVLDNAQGAYYKARGGVLGISGEEYLGLDAKKPDEEKMIDRAKDAYPMRISIAEPNKLGGQ
- a CDS encoding MotA/TolQ/ExbB proton channel family protein; translated protein: MKKLLTLFALAGVLNFGSTSVIFAQDEMGDAETDTTEATTEEASEEMTPVEEEPAEEAAEDVIEVESEGAADYHQVIKEKFIEGGVGFMTVVLTCLIIGLAISIERIITLNLATTNTKKLLANVEDALQQGGVEAAKEVTRNTRGPVASIFTQGLMRMSEGVDMVEKSIIAYGSVEMGKLEKGLVWISLFIALAPMLGFMGTVIGMIDAFDSIEAAGDIQPSLVARGIKQALLTTVAGLIVAVILQLFYNYCVSKIDSLVNQMEDASITLVDLLVKHQLTK